One genomic window of Motacilla alba alba isolate MOTALB_02 chromosome 1, Motacilla_alba_V1.0_pri, whole genome shotgun sequence includes the following:
- the TAF1D gene encoding TATA box-binding protein-associated factor RNA polymerase I subunit D, with the protein MTDTDEPQASGSDYPDAQELISHQQKETSEVCSWQRNTGTERSRQKAAASGESSNHPKGMCKSSAASAEVLLISSDSESDVSAARPECSVAPSKQKRRSQSSRQQPESVTRIPDSESSSDSSLSPQSPGKSLEGSKQQKSKLNLKAIFAYHFRGRKFKAAAHRKYKNNMSRKSKKKKYESTHMPTGRPPLTASPQEQKRRLLDRGVQFPFVEKHYGEKHIPLKMVLGYEQAAAKGFFKYIEVLKYEEHLKKALKALQASDDLEKECVVLRKHKYLDDEGPISPIQETDDEDSLNSDTQKQLDARVVENSSFILSSTIPKKKKSKPRREHAKPPEVIEIVDEEEGAEENSVPL; encoded by the exons ATGACTGATACAGATGAACCCCAGGCTTCTGGCTCTGATTACCCTGATGCCCAAGAGCTGATCAGCCATCAGCAGAAAGAGACATCTGAGGTGTGTTCATGGCAAAGGAATACGGGAACAGAGCGGTCAAGGCAGAAGGCGGCTGCTTCTGGGGAGTCTTCAAATCATCCTAAGGGCATGTGTAAATCATCAGCTGCTTCAGCTGAGGTTTTACTGATCAGCAGTGATTCAGAAAG tgatGTCTCTGCTGCTCGTCCTGAGTGCTCCGTTGCACCTTCCAAGCAGAAAAGGCGATCTCAGTCTTCAAGGCAACAACCTGAATCTGTGACACGAATACCTGACAGTGAAAGCTCCTCAGATTCTTCATTGTCTCCCCAAAGTCCAGGGAAATCATTGGAAGGTTCCAAGCAGCAGAAGTCAAAACTCAATTTGAAGGCCATTTTTGCCTATCACTTCAGGGGAAGGAAATTCAAAGCCGCCGCACACCGAAAATACAAGAATAACATGTCACGGAAGagtaagaagaaaaagtatGAGAGCACACACATGCCCACAGGGAGGCCCCCACTGACAGCCTCACCCCAGGAACAGAAGAGGAGGCTTCTTGACAGAGGTGTTCAATTCCCTTTTGTTGAAAAACATTATGGGGAGAAACATATTCCCCTAAAGATGGTTCTTGGCTATGAG caagcagctgcaaagggatttttcaagTATATTGAAGTGCTTAAATATGAAGAACATcttaaaaaagctttaaaagccCTTCAGGCCAGTGATGACTTAGAAAAAGAGTGTGTGGTGTTACGGAAACACAAATACTTAGATGATGAAGGCCCCATTTCCCCTATTCAGGAGACAGA tgatgaGGACAGCTTGAATTCTGATACTCAGAAACAACTTGATGCCAGAGTAGTG GAGAACAGCTCTTTCATTCTAAGCAGCACAAttcccaaaaagaaaaagtcaaagcCACGAAGAGAACATGCAAAACCACCTGAAGTGATTGAAATAGTGGATGAAGAAGAGGGTGCTGAAGAGAATTCTGTGCCTCTGTAG
- the C1H11orf54 gene encoding ester hydrolase C11orf54 homolog, with product MAKVERFAFHVPSLEELAGVLQKGLKENFADAQVSVVDCPDLTKEPFNFPAKGICGKPRIADVGGVPYLIPIVQKEKVYDLNTVAKDIELPGAFILGAGAASSKVLGINAEFIPIVQTKSEKKPAVNGSYIAQINPADKGCLLEKYSSKYTDCEFGLLANLYASEGQPGKVIEVKANGRTGELNFVTCLRQTLEKHYGEKPVGMGGTFIIQKGKAKIHIMPPEFSACPLNTDEDVNNWLKFFEMKAPLICQPVIVSRDPGFDLRVEHTHCFSHHGEGGHYHQDTSPDSVQYLGYFQPAELLFRIDRPQETHLVGRD from the exons ATGGCCAAAGTCGAAAGGTTTGCTTTTCATGTCCCAAGTCTGGAGGAGCTTGCTGGGG TTTTGCAGAAAGGGCTCAAAGAGAACTTTGCTGATGCTCAAGTCTCTGTTGTAGACTGCCCTGATCTGACTAAGGAACCCTTCAACTTTCCTGCTAAAG GAATCTGTGGAAAGCCTAGGATAGCAGATGTGGGAGGTGTTCCTTACCTCATACCTAttgtacagaaagaaaaa gttTATGATCTAAATACAGTTGCAAAGGACATAGAGCTGCCTGGAGCTTTCATTcttggagctggagctgcttcaTCCAAAGTTCTTGGAATAAATGCTGAG TTTATCCCTATTGTTCAAACTAAGAGTGAAAAAAAGCCTGCTGTAAATGGGAGCTACATTGCTCAGATAAATCCTGCAGATAAAGGGTGCCTGCTTGAGAAGTACAGCAGTAAATACACTGATTGTGAGTTCGGACTGTTGGCCAACCTTTATGCCAgcgagggccaacctggtaag GTCATTGAAGTGAAAGCCAATGGAAGAACTGGGGAGCTTAACTTTGTGACCTGTCTGAGGCAAACTTTAGAGAAACACTATGGAGAAAAGCCAGTTGGGATGGGTGGTACATTTATCATTCAGAAGGGGAAAGCAAAGATTCACATTATG CCTCCAGAATTTTCTGCCTGCCCCCTGAATACTGATGAGGATGTGAATAACTGGCTCAAATTCTTTGAAATGAAGGCTCCACTGATTTGTCAGCCAGTAATAGTTTCCAGAGACCCG GGCTTCGATCTGCGCGTGGAGCACACGCACTGTTTCAGCCACCACGGGGAAGGAGGGCACTACCACCAGGACACCAGCCCGGACAGCGTGCAGTACCTGGGCTACTTCCAGCCCGCCGAGCTGCTCTTCCGCATCGACCGGCCCCAGGAGACGCACCTCGTCGGGAGGGACTGA